One stretch of Clavibacter michiganensis DNA includes these proteins:
- a CDS encoding CDP-alcohol phosphatidyltransferase family protein: protein MSAAPGTGDRGLPSSIAELRRVTQPPEVRLRANAEHWTAHLYLRDLSPYLTWLLLRTRISANGVTVVMILTGWAAAAALLIPGIAGAALALVLGQLQMLVDCCDGEVARWRRTSSPVGHFLDAVGHYSTETLIALALGIRAAAYPFEAPSDLPWTTLAFALALVIVLNKSLNDMVRVARASADLPKAPVGAGTVASQHSLIATARRVVRFLPFHRMFHSVELTIVTFVVALVGLVAGQPETDRVFLVVLVPLAVLALVGHFVMIVTSRRLTSA, encoded by the coding sequence ATGAGCGCCGCCCCTGGCACCGGCGACCGCGGCCTGCCCTCGTCCATCGCGGAGCTGCGGCGGGTCACGCAGCCGCCCGAGGTCCGGCTGCGCGCGAACGCCGAGCACTGGACGGCTCACCTCTACCTCCGCGACCTCTCGCCGTACCTCACGTGGCTGCTGCTGCGGACGCGGATCAGCGCGAACGGCGTCACCGTCGTCATGATCCTCACGGGCTGGGCCGCCGCCGCTGCGCTGCTCATCCCCGGCATCGCGGGAGCGGCTCTCGCGCTGGTCCTCGGCCAGCTGCAGATGCTCGTGGACTGCTGCGACGGCGAGGTGGCGCGCTGGCGCCGCACCTCGTCGCCGGTCGGGCACTTCCTCGACGCCGTGGGGCACTACTCCACCGAGACGCTGATCGCCCTCGCTCTCGGGATCCGTGCCGCCGCCTACCCGTTCGAGGCGCCGAGCGACCTGCCGTGGACGACCCTCGCGTTCGCCCTGGCGCTCGTCATCGTGCTCAACAAGTCGCTGAACGACATGGTGCGCGTGGCCCGCGCCTCGGCCGACCTGCCCAAGGCGCCCGTCGGCGCGGGCACGGTCGCGTCGCAGCACTCCCTGATCGCCACGGCCCGCCGCGTCGTGCGGTTCCTGCCCTTCCACCGCATGTTCCACTCGGTCGAGCTGACCATCGTGACCTTCGTCGTCGCGCTCGTGGGCCTCGTCGCGGGTCAGCCGGAGACCGACCGCGTCTTCCTCGTCGTGCTGGTGCCGCTCGCGGTGCTGGCGCTCGTCGGGCACTTCGTGATGATCGTCACCTCGCGTCGGCTGACCTCCGCGTGA
- a CDS encoding glycosyltransferase family 2 protein produces the protein MRGSLPRVGVVILSQGRRPEGLAASLASVLRQEGVALDVVVVGNGWDPYGLPDGVRGLHLPENLGIPAGRNAGVPLVTGETLFFLDDDETVPGATFLVDCLALMRGAGDIALVQPRIVDPTGAAAPRRWIPRIRKGDPARSSSVMSVLEGAVVVRRDAFEAAGGWAGEFFYAHEGIELAWRVWDQGLRAWYAGDLIAHHPAVAPTRHAEYHRLTARNRVWLARRNLPLPLVPVYVGSWTAVQLIRSARNRDGLGTWLRGWREGWTTSPGPRRPMSWSTVVRMARAGRPPVI, from the coding sequence GTGAGGGGGAGCCTGCCGCGCGTGGGCGTGGTCATCCTGAGCCAGGGCCGTCGGCCGGAGGGGCTGGCGGCGTCGCTCGCGTCGGTGCTGCGTCAGGAGGGCGTCGCGCTCGACGTCGTCGTGGTCGGCAACGGCTGGGACCCCTATGGCCTCCCCGACGGCGTGCGCGGCCTGCACCTGCCCGAGAACCTCGGCATCCCGGCGGGCCGCAACGCGGGCGTCCCGCTCGTCACCGGCGAGACGCTGTTCTTCCTCGACGACGACGAGACCGTGCCAGGCGCGACCTTCCTCGTGGACTGCCTCGCGCTGATGCGAGGTGCGGGCGACATCGCGCTCGTCCAGCCGCGGATCGTCGACCCGACCGGCGCGGCCGCGCCACGCCGCTGGATCCCGCGCATCCGCAAGGGCGACCCCGCCCGCTCGAGCTCGGTCATGTCCGTGCTGGAGGGCGCCGTCGTGGTCCGCCGCGACGCCTTCGAGGCCGCCGGCGGCTGGGCGGGGGAGTTCTTCTACGCCCACGAGGGGATCGAGCTGGCCTGGCGCGTCTGGGACCAGGGGCTGCGCGCCTGGTACGCGGGCGACCTCATCGCGCACCACCCCGCCGTCGCCCCCACCCGGCACGCCGAGTACCACCGACTCACCGCGCGCAACCGGGTCTGGCTCGCGCGGCGGAACCTGCCGCTGCCGCTCGTCCCGGTGTACGTCGGGTCGTGGACCGCGGTGCAGCTGATCCGCAGCGCGCGGAACCGGGATGGCCTCGGCACCTGGCTGCGCGGCTGGCGCGAGGGCTGGACGACGTCGCCCGGGCCGCGTCGCCCGATGTCGTGGAGCACCGTCGTCCGCATGGCGCGCGCCGGCAGGCCGCCCGTCATCTGA
- a CDS encoding helix-turn-helix domain-containing protein: MVTTVSDAAAEFGSRVREQRQRIGISQETLAELSGIHWTALGKIERGQRNPSLRNIIKIASGLDVDAGLLVTGLTADMLPQDDGDSPADLIRLERERDRSGTTPVRS; encoded by the coding sequence ATGGTCACCACGGTCTCCGATGCCGCCGCCGAGTTCGGCTCCCGCGTGCGCGAGCAGCGGCAGCGCATCGGCATCAGCCAGGAGACGCTCGCCGAGCTCTCCGGCATCCACTGGACCGCCCTCGGCAAGATCGAGCGCGGCCAGCGGAACCCGAGCCTGCGCAACATCATCAAGATCGCGAGCGGCCTCGATGTGGACGCGGGGCTCCTGGTGACGGGCCTCACGGCCGACATGCTCCCGCAGGACGACGGGGACTCGCCCGCCGATCTGATCCGACTGGAGCGCGAGCGGGACCGAAGCGGCACCACGCCCGTCAGAAGCTGA
- a CDS encoding ABC transporter ATP-binding protein — MGAPHSEPDAPTVLAVEDAGIRFRRNRKARRSFKDLFGGSTRRARPGEFWALRHVSFEVHQGEAIGVVGRNGQGKSTLLKLVAEVLIADEGSIGVHAGVAPLIEITGGFVNDLTVRDNIYLTAGLHGMSKAEIDARFDEIIAFAEIPDFVDTPYKHLSSGMKVRIAFAVISRLDEPVLLVDEVLAVGDRAFREKCYRRIEEMLAEGRTLFFVSHNERDLRRFCTRGLYLDKGALVLDGPIDQVMDAYNADHNPPAPTGA, encoded by the coding sequence ATGGGCGCACCGCACTCGGAGCCGGACGCACCCACGGTCCTCGCGGTCGAGGACGCCGGCATCCGCTTCCGCCGCAACCGCAAGGCCAGGCGGAGCTTCAAGGACCTCTTCGGCGGATCGACGCGGCGGGCGCGTCCCGGCGAGTTCTGGGCGCTGCGCCACGTCTCCTTCGAAGTGCACCAGGGCGAGGCGATCGGCGTGGTCGGCCGCAACGGACAGGGCAAGTCGACGCTCCTCAAGCTCGTCGCCGAGGTCCTCATCGCCGACGAGGGGTCGATCGGCGTCCACGCGGGCGTCGCCCCGCTCATCGAGATCACGGGCGGGTTCGTCAACGACCTCACGGTGCGGGACAACATCTACCTCACGGCCGGTCTCCACGGCATGTCCAAGGCCGAGATCGACGCGCGCTTCGACGAGATCATCGCGTTCGCGGAGATCCCCGACTTCGTCGACACCCCCTACAAGCACCTCTCGAGCGGCATGAAGGTGCGCATCGCGTTCGCCGTGATCTCGCGGCTCGACGAGCCCGTGCTCCTCGTGGACGAGGTCCTCGCCGTGGGCGACCGGGCGTTCCGGGAGAAGTGCTACCGCCGGATCGAGGAGATGCTCGCGGAGGGGCGCACGCTCTTCTTCGTGTCGCACAACGAGCGCGACCTGCGCCGCTTCTGCACGCGCGGCCTGTACCTCGACAAGGGCGCGCTCGTCCTCGACGGCCCCATCGACCAGGTCATGGACGCCTACAACGCCGACCACAACCCGCCGGCTCCGACCGGCGCCTAG
- a CDS encoding ABC transporter permease: MLTQRIPAVPDAAIPGRASRSPGARYRRSLWLLTTRDLKVRYSTSALGWFWSILDPLVMSGIYWFVFTVVFSRDVGEEPYIVFLLAALLPWMWFTGATSDFTKAFSSQAKLVRSTRIPRSIWVLRLVLAKGFEFIASLPVLAVFAIVAGARLDVHVLLFPLAVLIQAALLLGIGLIVSPLVVFFRDLERAVKLVLRFLFYASPIVYSSSDLPADLHPWAALNPLTGVFGLYRAAFFPSELDWYAVGVSAAISAALVGVGALVFRRSLPAVLKEI, encoded by the coding sequence ATGCTGACGCAGAGGATCCCCGCCGTGCCCGATGCCGCCATCCCCGGTCGCGCGTCCCGCAGCCCCGGCGCCCGGTACCGCCGCTCCCTCTGGCTCCTCACGACCCGAGACCTCAAGGTCCGCTACTCCACGAGCGCGCTCGGCTGGTTCTGGTCGATCCTCGACCCGCTGGTCATGTCGGGCATCTACTGGTTCGTCTTCACGGTCGTCTTCTCGCGCGACGTCGGCGAGGAGCCGTACATCGTCTTCCTCCTGGCCGCGCTCCTGCCGTGGATGTGGTTCACGGGCGCCACGAGCGACTTCACCAAGGCGTTCAGCTCGCAGGCCAAGCTCGTGCGCTCCACGCGGATCCCCCGGAGCATCTGGGTGCTGCGGCTCGTGCTCGCGAAGGGGTTCGAGTTCATCGCGAGCCTGCCCGTCCTCGCCGTCTTCGCGATCGTCGCGGGCGCCCGACTCGACGTCCACGTGCTGCTGTTCCCGCTCGCCGTGCTCATCCAGGCGGCGCTGCTCCTCGGCATCGGGTTGATCGTCTCGCCGCTCGTCGTCTTCTTCCGCGACCTCGAGCGCGCCGTGAAGCTCGTGCTGCGCTTCCTCTTCTACGCCTCCCCCATCGTCTACTCGTCGAGCGACCTGCCCGCCGACCTGCACCCCTGGGCCGCGCTCAATCCCCTCACGGGCGTCTTCGGCCTCTACCGCGCCGCGTTCTTCCCATCCGAGCTCGACTGGTACGCGGTCGGGGTGAGCGCGGCGATCTCGGCGGCGCTGGTCGGCGTCGGCGCGCTCGTCTTCCGGCGCTCCCTGCCCGCCGTGCTGAAGGAGATCTGA
- a CDS encoding phosphocholine cytidylyltransferase family protein produces MTTQVVILAAGMGSRLGRSLPKPLTELSDGRTIMGQQFDNIRFGLGDDAEVSIVVGYKLDHIIDAFPDADYIYNEQYDQTNTSKSLLRALRASGPGGVLWMNGDVVFDPMILRRAAAMIARDQSFVTVNTSRVSDEEVKYTTSPEGFIRELSKTVKGGLGEAVGINYVSKADKPVLIRQLARVADQDYFERGIELAIEQDSLLVEPVDISDLYAVEVDFAEDLERANLFV; encoded by the coding sequence ATGACCACGCAGGTAGTCATCCTGGCGGCAGGCATGGGCAGCCGTCTCGGACGCAGCCTCCCCAAGCCCCTCACCGAGCTGAGCGACGGCCGCACCATCATGGGCCAGCAGTTCGACAACATCCGCTTCGGCCTCGGCGACGACGCCGAGGTCAGCATCGTCGTCGGCTACAAGCTCGACCACATCATCGACGCCTTCCCGGACGCCGACTACATCTACAACGAGCAGTACGACCAGACGAACACGTCGAAGAGCCTGCTCCGCGCACTCCGCGCCTCCGGCCCCGGCGGCGTCCTCTGGATGAACGGCGACGTGGTCTTCGACCCGATGATCCTGCGCCGCGCCGCCGCGATGATCGCGCGCGACCAGTCGTTCGTCACCGTCAACACCTCCCGCGTCTCCGACGAGGAGGTCAAGTACACGACCAGCCCCGAGGGATTCATCCGGGAGCTGTCGAAGACGGTGAAGGGCGGCCTCGGCGAGGCGGTCGGCATCAACTACGTCTCCAAGGCCGACAAGCCGGTCCTCATCCGCCAGCTCGCCCGGGTCGCCGACCAGGACTACTTCGAGCGTGGAATAGAGTTGGCGATCGAGCAGGACTCCCTGCTCGTCGAACCGGTAGACATCTCCGACCTGTACGCGGTCGAGGTCGACTTCGCGGAGGACCTCGAGAGGGCCAACCTCTTCGTCTAG
- a CDS encoding ABC transporter ATP-binding protein: MPDDIAATEPDRDGLSELGALFTEADPQPADEPVHADADGQDDAPVVGAEAADAEDGSRASSGEGEGEIEFGRDDSVGADVVVVADADADADERAPDADADADADADADADADAVADAEPVAEAEADPDPEPEQDATHAVEPAPADTAEEMAQDPMPAAGVEVEVEADAGTRTPVSSEPDAEIAPAVPEVSHDRDEDAPAPHVDPAAARAVTVRTDSLTAPRSSRPGLAGMAETALTPSVRGDRAAAPELGDDVLVIDGLTKRFDEKVAVDDIALTVRAGSFYGIVGPNGAGKTTTMSMVTGLLRPDAGTVTVNGVDVWRDPLAAKRSIGVLPDRLRLFDRLTGAQLLHYSGALRGLDDAEIRSRSADLVAAFGLEDAVGRLVTDYSAGMTKKVALACAMIHSPRMLVLDEPFESVDPVSAANVVEILQDYVAHGGTVVLSSHGMDFIQRICDHVAIIVNGKVLAAGTMDEVRAGRSLEERFVALAGGRRTAEGFSWLHSFSD; this comes from the coding sequence ATGCCGGACGACATCGCCGCGACGGAGCCCGACCGGGACGGCCTGTCGGAGCTCGGCGCCCTGTTCACGGAGGCCGACCCGCAGCCCGCGGACGAGCCCGTGCACGCCGACGCGGATGGCCAGGACGACGCCCCGGTCGTCGGCGCAGAGGCGGCCGACGCGGAGGACGGGTCCCGTGCCTCCTCGGGCGAGGGCGAGGGCGAGATCGAGTTCGGGCGGGACGACAGCGTGGGCGCGGACGTGGTCGTGGTCGCGGACGCGGACGCGGACGCGGACGAGCGTGCGCCCGATGCCGATGCCGATGCCGATGCCGATGCCGATGCCGATGCCGATGCCGATGCCGTCGCGGACGCCGAACCCGTCGCGGAAGCCGAGGCGGATCCGGACCCTGAACCCGAGCAGGACGCGACCCATGCCGTCGAACCCGCTCCGGCCGACACGGCCGAGGAGATGGCTCAGGATCCGATGCCGGCTGCCGGCGTCGAAGTCGAAGTCGAAGCCGACGCCGGCACCCGCACCCCGGTCTCCTCGGAGCCGGACGCCGAGATCGCGCCCGCGGTGCCGGAGGTCTCGCACGACCGGGACGAGGACGCACCCGCACCCCACGTGGATCCGGCTGCCGCCCGCGCCGTCACCGTCCGCACCGACAGCCTCACCGCGCCGCGCTCGTCGCGCCCCGGCCTCGCCGGTATGGCGGAGACCGCGCTCACGCCGTCCGTCCGCGGCGACCGCGCCGCCGCTCCGGAGCTGGGGGACGACGTCCTCGTCATCGACGGGCTCACCAAGCGCTTCGACGAGAAGGTCGCGGTCGACGACATCGCGCTCACGGTCCGCGCCGGGTCCTTCTACGGCATCGTCGGGCCCAACGGTGCGGGCAAGACCACGACGATGTCCATGGTCACGGGGCTCCTCCGGCCCGACGCCGGCACCGTGACCGTCAACGGCGTCGACGTCTGGCGCGACCCGCTCGCCGCGAAGCGGAGCATCGGCGTGCTGCCGGACCGCCTCCGTCTCTTCGACCGCCTCACCGGCGCGCAGCTCCTGCACTACTCGGGCGCCCTCCGGGGTCTCGACGACGCGGAGATCCGCAGCCGCTCGGCCGACCTGGTCGCCGCGTTCGGGCTCGAGGACGCCGTGGGCCGGCTCGTCACCGACTACTCGGCGGGCATGACCAAGAAGGTCGCGCTCGCCTGCGCCATGATCCACTCGCCGCGCATGCTCGTCCTCGACGAGCCCTTCGAGTCGGTCGACCCGGTGTCGGCCGCGAACGTCGTCGAGATCCTGCAGGACTACGTGGCGCACGGCGGCACGGTCGTGCTGTCGAGCCACGGCATGGACTTCATCCAGCGCATCTGCGACCACGTCGCGATCATCGTCAACGGCAAGGTGCTCGCCGCGGGCACCATGGACGAGGTCCGCGCAGGACGCTCGCTGGAGGAGCGCTTCGTCGCCCTCGCCGGCGGCAGACGCACGGCGGAGGGGTTCTCGTGGTTGCACTCGTTCTCCGACTGA
- a CDS encoding ABC transporter permease, with protein MVALVLRLRLALLANAFRRSPWQVLGLVAAGVYGILVMVLAVGALAGLRDADVSAARDVVVAGGALVVLGSLVVPLVLGTQDAMDPRRFAPYGIEPRSLALALAAAAVVSVPGAVLVVVALTTVVTWARDPLTALVAVVAACAAVVTCVLVARISTVLSSVLLSTRRAREATGLAAGLVAVLLVPAVVALAQADLLDDGLRPARGALGVLAWTPLGAAWAAPAAAVSGDAGGAAGMLLVAVASAALLALLWIRLVPWALTAPDRTGGGRAQTGLGWFGRFGASPTGAVAARSVTYWIRDPRYRATLVLIPVLPLVLLIPLVIVDVDAHVLALVPLPVMALFLGWSVHNDTAHDHTAVWLHVVSGIRGVADRVGRLVPVLAIGVPLVAIGAPLSALGFGDGSVLPSVIGVSGGVLLVGVGLSSLFSARFPYPASRPGDSPFHAPQSVSAGGSTVPTLTFLATVVLALPSVWLGWMGLVHGGAYPMWSLVVGLGIGVATLVVGVVGGGRVFERRGPELLAFAQRH; from the coding sequence GTGGTTGCACTCGTTCTCCGACTGAGGCTCGCGCTCCTCGCCAACGCGTTCCGCCGCAGCCCCTGGCAGGTCCTGGGGCTCGTCGCGGCCGGCGTCTACGGGATCCTCGTCATGGTGCTCGCCGTCGGCGCGCTGGCCGGCCTCCGCGACGCGGACGTCTCCGCCGCACGGGACGTGGTCGTCGCCGGTGGCGCCCTGGTCGTCCTCGGGTCGCTCGTCGTGCCGCTCGTGCTCGGGACCCAGGACGCCATGGACCCGCGCCGCTTCGCGCCCTACGGGATCGAGCCCCGGAGCCTGGCCCTCGCGCTGGCCGCCGCCGCCGTCGTCAGCGTCCCGGGAGCCGTGCTGGTCGTCGTGGCGCTGACGACCGTGGTCACGTGGGCCCGCGATCCGCTCACCGCCCTCGTCGCCGTCGTCGCGGCCTGCGCCGCGGTCGTCACGTGCGTGCTCGTCGCCCGCATCAGCACCGTCCTCTCCTCCGTCCTGCTCAGCACGCGCCGGGCCCGCGAGGCGACCGGGCTCGCGGCCGGGCTCGTGGCGGTGCTGCTCGTCCCCGCGGTCGTCGCCCTCGCGCAGGCCGATCTCCTCGACGACGGTCTGCGTCCCGCGCGCGGCGCGCTCGGCGTCCTCGCCTGGACCCCGCTCGGCGCGGCCTGGGCGGCTCCCGCCGCGGCCGTCTCGGGCGATGCCGGCGGAGCCGCCGGCATGCTCCTGGTGGCCGTCGCCTCGGCGGCGCTGCTCGCGCTCCTCTGGATCCGCCTCGTGCCGTGGGCCCTCACCGCGCCGGACCGCACCGGTGGCGGCCGCGCGCAGACCGGCCTCGGCTGGTTCGGCCGCTTCGGCGCCTCGCCCACGGGCGCGGTGGCCGCGCGGAGCGTCACCTACTGGATCCGCGACCCGCGCTACCGCGCCACGCTCGTGCTGATCCCGGTGCTGCCGCTCGTGCTCCTCATCCCCCTGGTGATCGTGGACGTCGACGCGCATGTGCTCGCCCTCGTGCCGCTGCCGGTGATGGCTCTCTTCCTCGGCTGGAGCGTGCACAACGACACCGCGCACGACCACACCGCCGTGTGGCTGCACGTCGTGTCGGGGATCCGCGGCGTCGCGGACCGCGTCGGCCGCCTCGTGCCCGTCCTCGCGATCGGCGTCCCGCTCGTGGCGATCGGCGCGCCGCTCAGCGCGCTCGGCTTCGGCGACGGGTCCGTCCTGCCCTCCGTCATCGGGGTCAGCGGCGGCGTCCTGCTCGTGGGCGTCGGCCTGTCGTCGCTCTTCTCCGCGCGGTTCCCGTATCCGGCGTCACGTCCCGGGGACAGTCCGTTCCACGCGCCGCAGAGCGTGAGCGCCGGCGGATCCACCGTGCCCACGCTCACGTTCCTCGCCACCGTGGTGCTCGCGCTGCCGTCCGTCTGGCTCGGCTGGATGGGGCTCGTCCACGGCGGCGCGTACCCGATGTGGTCGCTCGTCGTGGGGCTGGGCATCGGCGTCGCGACGCTCGTCGTCGGCGTGGTCGGCGGAGGCCGCGTGTTCGAGCGGCGCGGTCCCGAGCTCCTGGCCTTCGCCCAGCGCCACTAG
- a CDS encoding DUF3039 domain-containing protein: MVILSIEQAPGSPAQGGGTDTLDRELEELLEQETIEPGDHERFSHYVKKDKILESAISGKPVKALCGKKWLPGRDPEKFPVCPDCKRIYENMKPE; the protein is encoded by the coding sequence ATGGTCATCCTCAGCATCGAACAGGCCCCCGGAAGCCCCGCCCAGGGCGGCGGGACCGACACCCTCGACCGCGAGCTCGAGGAGCTCCTCGAGCAGGAGACGATCGAGCCCGGCGATCACGAGCGGTTCTCGCACTACGTGAAGAAGGACAAGATCCTCGAGTCCGCGATCAGCGGCAAGCCCGTGAAGGCGCTCTGCGGCAAGAAGTGGCTGCCCGGTCGCGACCCGGAGAAGTTCCCCGTCTGCCCCGACTGCAAGCGCATCTACGAGAACATGAAGCCCGAGTAG
- a CDS encoding nicotinate phosphoribosyltransferase has protein sequence MTQATSLLTDRYELTMLDAALKAGTHDRECVFECFARRLPSGRRFGVVAGTGRLLDLIRDFRFGDAELEYLRSERVVGEEALAWLADYRFRGRITGYREGEVYFPGSPLLTVEAPFADGVILETLVLSVLNYDSAVASAAARMVQVAGGRPLAEMGSRRTGERSAVAAARAAFIAGFSATSNLEAGRTWGVPTMGTAAHSFTLLHDTEEQAFRAQVDALGAGTTLLVDTYDVRQGVDTAVRVAGPGLGAVRLDSGDLPVLVGEVRAQLDALGATGTRITVTNDLDEHGIAGLAASPVDSYGVGTSLVTGSGAPAAGMVFKLVAHRDAGGEGEWVSVAKRSTGKQSRGGLKGALRRHDAQGVATSELVTVGPHPAPLPGDRDLVVTLAEGGEPDPRWLGREGTAAARAHHAEVVRALPAQAFRLRAGEPAIPTEEAAPV, from the coding sequence GTGACCCAGGCGACCTCCCTCCTCACCGACCGGTACGAGCTCACGATGCTCGACGCAGCGCTGAAGGCGGGCACCCACGATCGCGAGTGCGTCTTCGAGTGCTTCGCCCGGCGCCTCCCGAGCGGCCGCCGCTTCGGCGTCGTCGCGGGCACCGGACGCCTCCTCGACCTGATCCGCGACTTCCGCTTCGGCGACGCCGAGCTCGAGTACCTGCGCTCCGAGCGCGTCGTCGGCGAGGAGGCCCTGGCCTGGCTCGCCGACTACCGGTTCCGCGGCCGCATCACGGGCTACCGCGAGGGCGAGGTCTACTTCCCGGGATCCCCGCTCCTCACGGTCGAGGCGCCCTTCGCCGACGGCGTCATCCTCGAGACGCTCGTGCTCAGCGTCCTCAACTACGACTCCGCGGTCGCGAGCGCGGCCGCGCGCATGGTGCAGGTCGCCGGCGGGCGCCCGCTGGCCGAGATGGGATCCCGCCGCACGGGCGAGCGCTCGGCCGTCGCCGCCGCGCGCGCCGCGTTCATCGCGGGCTTCAGCGCCACCTCGAACCTCGAGGCGGGCCGCACCTGGGGCGTCCCGACCATGGGGACGGCCGCCCACTCCTTCACGCTGCTGCACGACACCGAGGAGCAGGCGTTCCGGGCGCAGGTCGACGCGCTCGGCGCCGGCACCACCCTGCTCGTGGACACCTACGACGTGCGCCAGGGGGTGGACACCGCGGTCCGCGTCGCCGGTCCCGGCCTCGGCGCCGTCCGGCTCGACTCGGGCGACCTGCCGGTGCTCGTCGGCGAGGTGCGCGCGCAGCTCGACGCGCTCGGCGCCACGGGCACGCGGATCACCGTCACCAACGACCTCGACGAGCACGGCATCGCGGGTCTCGCGGCCTCGCCCGTGGACTCCTACGGCGTCGGGACCTCGCTCGTCACCGGATCCGGCGCTCCCGCCGCCGGCATGGTCTTCAAGCTCGTCGCCCACCGCGACGCCGGCGGCGAGGGCGAGTGGGTGTCCGTCGCGAAGCGGTCCACGGGCAAGCAGAGCCGCGGCGGCCTCAAGGGAGCCCTGCGCCGCCACGACGCGCAGGGGGTCGCGACCAGCGAGCTCGTCACGGTCGGACCGCACCCGGCACCGCTCCCCGGCGACCGCGACCTCGTCGTCACGCTGGCGGAGGGCGGCGAGCCGGATCCGCGTTGGCTCGGCCGCGAGGGGACCGCCGCGGCCCGCGCGCATCACGCCGAGGTCGTGCGGGCCCTGCCGGCGCAGGCGTTCCGGCTGCGCGCGGGCGAACCGGCGATCCCCACCGAGGAGGCCGCCCCCGTCTGA
- a CDS encoding cryptochrome/photolyase family protein yields MERTRWILADQLGDHFDDGGPMLLVESRGLLARRPYHRAKAHLILSGIRHRARALGDRVEFHQVDHYREVVEGRDDLEVIDPTSRGLRRLVAEIGAHVLPSRGFVTSEQEFAEWMAGRTSNRLVMEDFYRWSRARTGILMDGDDPVGGRWNYDHDNRERPPKGATSLGLPEPWWPEEDDIDAEVRADLDEWERKGLVRFVGEDGPRRFAVTPEEGRLALDDFVASRLNDFGPFEDASLAGDWTMAHSLLSATMNMGVLDPADVIERIVAEHAAGRAPIQSVEGIVRQIMGWRDYVWHLYWAFEDDYTSQNRLDAHRGVPTALQELDASGIEAACLSHVVDKVRTHGWAHHIERLMILGNLALQRGYDPAAMNDWFIDSFVDGTPWVMPANVVGMALHADGGRMATKPYAGGGAYIDRMSDHCGGCPFDPKVRVGPTACPYTAGYWWFLDRNQERLRGNARMAQPLAGLRRLKDLPELVAQEDARRSL; encoded by the coding sequence ATGGAGCGCACGCGATGGATCCTCGCCGACCAGCTGGGCGACCACTTCGACGACGGCGGGCCGATGCTGCTCGTCGAGTCGCGCGGGCTGCTGGCCCGGCGGCCGTACCACCGGGCGAAGGCGCACCTCATCCTGTCGGGCATCCGGCACCGCGCGCGGGCGCTCGGCGACCGGGTCGAGTTCCACCAGGTGGACCACTACCGCGAGGTCGTCGAGGGGCGGGACGACCTGGAGGTCATCGACCCCACCTCCCGCGGGCTCCGGCGCCTCGTGGCGGAGATCGGTGCCCACGTGCTGCCGAGCCGCGGCTTCGTCACGAGCGAGCAGGAGTTCGCCGAGTGGATGGCGGGCCGCACGTCGAACCGGCTCGTCATGGAGGACTTCTACCGGTGGTCGCGGGCTCGCACGGGCATCCTCATGGACGGCGACGACCCGGTCGGCGGCCGCTGGAACTACGACCACGACAACCGCGAGCGCCCGCCGAAGGGCGCGACGAGCCTCGGCCTCCCCGAGCCGTGGTGGCCCGAGGAGGACGACATCGACGCCGAGGTCCGCGCCGACCTCGACGAGTGGGAGAGGAAGGGCCTCGTGCGCTTCGTCGGCGAGGACGGTCCGCGGCGCTTCGCCGTCACGCCGGAGGAGGGCCGCCTCGCGCTCGACGACTTCGTGGCGAGCCGCCTCAACGACTTCGGCCCCTTCGAGGACGCGTCGCTCGCGGGGGACTGGACCATGGCGCACTCGCTGCTGAGCGCCACCATGAACATGGGCGTGCTGGATCCCGCGGACGTCATCGAACGCATCGTCGCCGAGCACGCGGCCGGCCGGGCACCCATCCAGAGCGTCGAGGGCATCGTCCGGCAGATCATGGGCTGGCGCGACTACGTCTGGCATCTGTACTGGGCCTTCGAGGACGACTACACGTCGCAGAACCGGCTCGACGCGCATCGCGGCGTGCCCACGGCGCTGCAGGAGCTCGACGCCTCCGGCATCGAGGCCGCGTGCCTCTCCCACGTCGTCGACAAGGTCCGCACGCACGGCTGGGCGCACCACATCGAGCGGCTCATGATCCTCGGCAACCTGGCGCTCCAGCGCGGCTACGACCCGGCGGCCATGAACGACTGGTTCATCGACTCCTTCGTCGACGGCACGCCCTGGGTGATGCCCGCGAACGTCGTCGGGATGGCGCTGCACGCGGACGGCGGTCGCATGGCGACGAAGCCGTACGCGGGCGGCGGCGCCTACATCGACCGCATGTCGGACCACTGCGGCGGCTGCCCGTTCGATCCCAAGGTGCGCGTCGGCCCCACGGCCTGCCCGTACACGGCGGGCTACTGGTGGTTCCTCGACCGCAACCAGGAGCGGCTCCGCGGGAACGCCCGCATGGCCCAGCCGCTCGCCGGGCTGCGCCGCCTGAAGGACCTGCCGGAGCTCGTGGCGCAGGAGGACGCGCGGCGGTCGCTGTGA